In Nyctibius grandis isolate bNycGra1 chromosome 8, bNycGra1.pri, whole genome shotgun sequence, a single window of DNA contains:
- the PGM1 gene encoding phosphoglucomutase-1 isoform X2 gives MVRIVAVKTKPYGDQKPGTSGLRKRVSVFQSNAHYTENFIQSILEASVPPGQRQEATLVVGGDGRFYMRDAIQLIVRIAAANGIGRLVIGQNGILSTPAVSCIIRKIKAIGGIILTASHNPGGPNGDFGIKFNIANGGPAPEGITDKIFQISKKIEEYAICPDLQVDLSTIGKQQFDLENKFKPFTVEIVDSVEAYANMLRNIFDFSALKELLSGKNHLKIRIDAMHGVVGPYVKKILCEELGAPANSAVNCTPLEDFGGHHPDPNLTYAADLVQTMKTGEYDFGAAFDGDGDRNMILGKHGFFVNPSDSVAVIAANIFSIPYFQQTGVRGFARSMPTSGALDRVAHATKIALYETPTGWKFFGNLMDANKLSLCGEESFGTGSDHIREKDGLWAVLAWLSILATRKQSVEDIMKDHWQKYGRNFFTRYDYEEVDADAANKMMKDLETVMFDRSFVGKQLSCGDKVYTVEKADNFEYNDPVDGSVSRNQGLRLIFSDGSRVIFRLSGTGSAGATVRLYIDSYEKDAQKIHQDPQVMLAPLISIALKLSQLHERTGRTGPTVIT, from the exons ATGGTGCGGATCGTGGCGGTGAAGACCAAGCCCTACGGCGACCAGAAACCCGGCACCAGCGGGTTGCGCAAGCGGGTCTCGGTCTTCCAGAGCAATGCCCACTACACCGAGAACTTCATCCAGAGCATCCTGGAGGCCAGCGTGCCGCCGGGCCAGCGGCAGGAGGCCACgctggtggtggggggggaCGGCCGCTTCTACATGCGGGACGCCATCCAGCTCATCGTCCGCATCGCCGCCGCCAACGGG ATCGGCCGCCTAGTCATCGGGCAGAACGGCATCCTCTCCACCCCAGCCGTGTCCTGCATCATCAGGAAAATCAAAGCCATCGGGGGCATCATCCTGACGGCCAGCCACAACCCCGGTGGGCCCAATGGGGACTTTGGCATTAAATTCAACATTGCCAATGGCG gtcCTGCTCCTGAAGGAATCACGGACAAAATTTTCCAAATCAGCAAGAAAATTGAAGAGTATGCGATCTGCCCGGATCTCCAGGTGGACCTGAGCACCATTGGCAAACAGCAGTTTGACTTGGAGAACAAATTTAAACCATTTACAG tggaAATTGTGGACTCGGTAGAAGCTTACGCGAATATGCTGAGGAACATCTTTGACTTCAGCGCGTTGAAGGAACTGCTTTCGGGGAAGAACCACCTCAAGATTCGCATAGATGCTATGCACGGAG TTGTGGGCCCTTATGTAAAAAAGATCCTGTGTGAGGAGCTGGGAGCCCCAGCGAATTCTGCTGTGAACTGCACCCCGCTGGAGGACTTCGGTGGCCACCATCCCGACCCCAACTTAACCTACGCTGCTGACCTGGTCCAGACCATGAAGACGGGAGAGTACGACTTTGGAGCTGCCTTTGATGGAGACGGG GATCGCAACATGATTCTGGGCAAACACGGCTTCTTTGTGAACCCCTCCGACTCCGTCGCCGTCATCGCTGCCAACATTTTCAGTATCCCTTATTTCCAGCAGACCGGAGTCCGCGGCTTCGCCCGGAGCATGCCCACCAGTGGGGCTCTCGATAG GGTGGCCCATGCTACAAAGATTGCTTTGTACGAAACTCCAACGGGCTGGAAGTTCTTTGGAAACTTGATGGATGCCAACAAACTGTCTCTGTGTGGAGAGGAAAGTTTTGGTACTG GCTCCGACCACATCCGTGAGAAGGACGGGCTGTGGGCTGTCCTGGCTTGGCTCTCCATATTGGCCACCCGCAAGCAGAGCGTGGAGGACATCATGAAGGATCACTGGCAGAAGTATGGCAGGAACTTCTTCACCAG ATACGACTATGAAGAGGTGGATGCAGATGCAGCTAACAAAATGATGAAGGATTTGGAGACTGTGATGTTTGACCGCTCCTTTGTGGGGAAACAGTTATCATGTGGCGACAAAGTCTACACGGTTGAGAAAGCTGATAATTTTGAGTACAACGATCCCGTGGATGGAAGCGTCTCCAGAAACCAG GGCTTGCGGCTCATCTTCTCCGACGGCTCCCGCGTGATCTTCAGGCTGAGCGGTACGGGCAGTGCTGGTGCGACCGTGCGGCTGTACATCGACAGCTATGAGAAGGATGCTCAGAAGATACACCAAGACCCACAG GTCATGTTGGCACCTCTCATTTCTATTGCACTGAAACTCTCCCAGCTTCACGAGAGAACCGGCCGCACCGGCCCGACTGTCATAACATAA
- the PGM1 gene encoding phosphoglucomutase-1 isoform X1 encodes MEDAPLPLLTIPTAPYSDQKPGTSGLRKKTFYFESKMNYLQNFIQSIFYSIDLRDRQGSSMVVGGDGRYLNKSAVELIVQMAAANGIGRLVIGQNGILSTPAVSCIIRKIKAIGGIILTASHNPGGPNGDFGIKFNIANGGPAPEGITDKIFQISKKIEEYAICPDLQVDLSTIGKQQFDLENKFKPFTVEIVDSVEAYANMLRNIFDFSALKELLSGKNHLKIRIDAMHGVVGPYVKKILCEELGAPANSAVNCTPLEDFGGHHPDPNLTYAADLVQTMKTGEYDFGAAFDGDGDRNMILGKHGFFVNPSDSVAVIAANIFSIPYFQQTGVRGFARSMPTSGALDRVAHATKIALYETPTGWKFFGNLMDANKLSLCGEESFGTGSDHIREKDGLWAVLAWLSILATRKQSVEDIMKDHWQKYGRNFFTRYDYEEVDADAANKMMKDLETVMFDRSFVGKQLSCGDKVYTVEKADNFEYNDPVDGSVSRNQGLRLIFSDGSRVIFRLSGTGSAGATVRLYIDSYEKDAQKIHQDPQVMLAPLISIALKLSQLHERTGRTGPTVIT; translated from the exons ATGGAAGACGCTCCTCTGCCTCTGTTGACCATCCCAACAGCTCCTTACAGCGATCAGAAACCAGGAACCAGTGGCTTACGGAAGAAGACCTTTTATTTTGAATCCAAGATGAACTATTTGCAGAATTTTATCCAGAGTATATTTTATTCCATAGACCTAAGAGATCGACAAGGATCTTCTATGGTCGTTGGAGGCGATGGGAGATACCTTAATAAGTCTGCAGTGGAACTGATAGTCCAAATGGCTGCTGCCAATGGG ATCGGCCGCCTAGTCATCGGGCAGAACGGCATCCTCTCCACCCCAGCCGTGTCCTGCATCATCAGGAAAATCAAAGCCATCGGGGGCATCATCCTGACGGCCAGCCACAACCCCGGTGGGCCCAATGGGGACTTTGGCATTAAATTCAACATTGCCAATGGCG gtcCTGCTCCTGAAGGAATCACGGACAAAATTTTCCAAATCAGCAAGAAAATTGAAGAGTATGCGATCTGCCCGGATCTCCAGGTGGACCTGAGCACCATTGGCAAACAGCAGTTTGACTTGGAGAACAAATTTAAACCATTTACAG tggaAATTGTGGACTCGGTAGAAGCTTACGCGAATATGCTGAGGAACATCTTTGACTTCAGCGCGTTGAAGGAACTGCTTTCGGGGAAGAACCACCTCAAGATTCGCATAGATGCTATGCACGGAG TTGTGGGCCCTTATGTAAAAAAGATCCTGTGTGAGGAGCTGGGAGCCCCAGCGAATTCTGCTGTGAACTGCACCCCGCTGGAGGACTTCGGTGGCCACCATCCCGACCCCAACTTAACCTACGCTGCTGACCTGGTCCAGACCATGAAGACGGGAGAGTACGACTTTGGAGCTGCCTTTGATGGAGACGGG GATCGCAACATGATTCTGGGCAAACACGGCTTCTTTGTGAACCCCTCCGACTCCGTCGCCGTCATCGCTGCCAACATTTTCAGTATCCCTTATTTCCAGCAGACCGGAGTCCGCGGCTTCGCCCGGAGCATGCCCACCAGTGGGGCTCTCGATAG GGTGGCCCATGCTACAAAGATTGCTTTGTACGAAACTCCAACGGGCTGGAAGTTCTTTGGAAACTTGATGGATGCCAACAAACTGTCTCTGTGTGGAGAGGAAAGTTTTGGTACTG GCTCCGACCACATCCGTGAGAAGGACGGGCTGTGGGCTGTCCTGGCTTGGCTCTCCATATTGGCCACCCGCAAGCAGAGCGTGGAGGACATCATGAAGGATCACTGGCAGAAGTATGGCAGGAACTTCTTCACCAG ATACGACTATGAAGAGGTGGATGCAGATGCAGCTAACAAAATGATGAAGGATTTGGAGACTGTGATGTTTGACCGCTCCTTTGTGGGGAAACAGTTATCATGTGGCGACAAAGTCTACACGGTTGAGAAAGCTGATAATTTTGAGTACAACGATCCCGTGGATGGAAGCGTCTCCAGAAACCAG GGCTTGCGGCTCATCTTCTCCGACGGCTCCCGCGTGATCTTCAGGCTGAGCGGTACGGGCAGTGCTGGTGCGACCGTGCGGCTGTACATCGACAGCTATGAGAAGGATGCTCAGAAGATACACCAAGACCCACAG GTCATGTTGGCACCTCTCATTTCTATTGCACTGAAACTCTCCCAGCTTCACGAGAGAACCGGCCGCACCGGCCCGACTGTCATAACATAA